Below is a window of Dictyostelium discoideum AX4 chromosome 1 chromosome, whole genome shotgun sequence DNA.
TACAATTATGGAAACCAAAAGCATTAGGTATTTGGTACGATCTTGAAGAAATTAGAATCACTCCAAGTAACCAATCTGATTATGATGGTATGTATTTTTgaaacaaattatttatatttatatatatatatatatttttttttttttttttttttttttttttttttatcaaaattcaaattatcaaacaatataaattttcattttaaaatttaaaatcaacagGTAAAACATTAGTCTTTTACTGGGGTACTGATAGTTCAACTTATTTCCATGACccaaatcatttaattaaaccatatgaactttttaaaattccaatttaaaaattttaaaaattaatctcaaatttattataaataaatgaaacatgttttagttttatctttattattctttatttataaatatagttttttaattgtttattatctcataaacttttttttttttttttttcttaaaccACTCtcaaatttggaaaaaattgTTATACCCAAatctttgaattaaaaattagtatataaaaaaaaaattaaaaaaaaaaaaaaattaaaaaaaaaaatctaaatcactaaatctttgaaattcaccaaaaaaaacctttcccaacaaatttttttttaattccaaacgggtataaaaataaataaaaaaaaaattattaaaaaagattaaatttaaagttataaaaaaaaaataattattttttttttgcccaatttataaaaaaaaaaaaaaaaaaaaacatcagAAAGTCAAAAATAACCTATTTCCAGAcggaatttttttaaaacagatattttttttttttattttgcaATGATCCACTTACCACACTAGGacattcttttaaaaaattttttttttgaaaaatcgCATTTAACCAATCACCGaggtattgttttttaaaaggttttttataatattaaaaataaattattttaattttttttttttttttttttttttttttttttttaataatctttcattttctctttgtttattaaattattcttacttattataataattaagaAAGCCAGGGGAAAAATCTCGAtaagaaaattattttctaataaatttaatatctgattgttttttaatttttttttttttttttttttttttttttttttttttttttttttttttttttttttttttttttttgcaggcctttaaaaagtataaaaaaattttttttttttttttttttcattataaaattttaaatatattcaaatatttaaagataatttaaataaaaaaagaaaatgagtGGTGTTGTTGTAACTTTAATTGAAAACGGTCCAGCTATTTTAGGTGCTCTTAAAACTGGTGCTGGTCTTATCCGTAGCTTTTTCCCAGACAAAACTAAAGATCTCCAAGTAAATATTCATTAATTACTTATtcataatataataataaaaaattaaaactaaaaaaatttttttttttttttttaataaataggATGTTACCTATCGTGTTTATGAAGATGAACAACCAAAAGGAAAAGTTAGAGTTATCCTTGTAAATGAATCTAATGGATGGAATAAAGCTagtaagttttatttataaattaattttttttttttttttttttttttttttttttttttttttttttttttttttttttttttttttttttttttttttttttttttttaataaaacttaattattaatttataatcaatatcaattcaaattatttagttAGACTCTATCATGGTGGTAGTGGATATTCTGAATGTAAAGCAGGTGATAGCACTGGTACTGTTGCCAAAGGTGATCCACATTTGAAATATTCAATTCAAACAATTGATTTCCCATGGAAATCAGGTGGTCAACAATACATTGCCTTACAATTATGGAAACCAAAAGCATTAGGTATTTGGTACGATCTTGAAGAAATTAGAATCACTCCAAGTAACCAATCTGATTATGATGGTATGTATATTTAAACAAACTCTTTAAATATAtctcatttttaatttttttttccaaaattcaTATATCTAACAatgtaaaatttaaaatctacAGGTAAAACATTAGTCTTTTACTGGGGTACTGATGGTTCACCTTATTTCCATAACccaaatcatttaattaaaccatatgaactttaaaattcaaattttaaaattttaaaaaattatctttaaattattataaataaaagaaacaTGCTTTagttttatctttattactctttatttctctttatttataatttttttttattgtttgagctttggtaaattatttcattaatttttttttttttttcggacgaaaaaataaattccaggaaaaaaatttaattcctaatttttttaaaaaatctatgaaattcaataaaaaaaaaacatttccaaataagtattaaaaaaaaaaaaaaaaaaaaaaacctaaatcaaattaaaaatgttataaaaaaaaaaaaattttattttattttattttttttttacacaaaaaaaaaaaaaaaatgcaaaTGACCAGAAAGTTAAGAAAAAtttttcgaaaaaaaaaaagtgagaTTTTGCCCTTtagattaaaaaagattttggGGAATAACAAAAAATCTAAATTCAGCAAAAATAACCAATTGCTTGaccaataaatttttattatataaaacagatattattttttattttgcaATGATCCACTTACCACACAAGGAcactctttttaaaaaattttttttttttttttttcaaaaaaatctCATTTAACCAATCATCGaggtattattttttaaaaggtttgttatttattattttttatttttttattttgaaatgatCCACTTACCACACTAAGacattctttttaaaaattttttttttttttttaaattttataaaaatctcATTCATCTAATCATCgagttataattttttaaaaaggcgatccttttataaaatataatttgtttaattttttttttttttataaactatcttcattttctcttagtttattaaaatattcttATTTTAAGTTAAGGATTAAGGGAAACCAGGGAATCTCGATaagaaattcattattttgtaaatatctgattgttttttttttttttttttttttttttttttttattatgctTCCAAAGGgtataaatagttttttttttttttattaaaaaattcaaaacatatttaaatattaaaatataattaaaataaaaaaaagaaaatgagtggtgttgttgtaactttaattgaaaatggtcCAGCTATTTTAGGTGCTCTTAAAACTGGTGCTGGTCTTATCCGTAGCTTTTTCCCAAACAAATCCAAAGATCTTCAAGTAAATAttcattattcatttttttataactagaaaaaaaaaaaaaaaaactaattataataattaatattctttttttttttactaaataGGATGTTGTATATCGTGTTTATGAAGATGAACAACCAAAAGGAAAACTTAGAGTTATCCTCGTAAATGAAGTCACTGGATGGAATAAAGCTAGTAAGTTTAATAAactatattttattttattttaacattttacatttacaataattattatttaataattaatcatctatataaattcaaattatttagttAGAATTTATCATGGTGGTAAAGGACATGATGAATGTCAAGCAGGTGATAGCACAGGCTCTGTTGCAAAAGGTAACTCTCATTTGAAATACTCAATTCAAACAGTTGATTTCCCATGGTTGAAATCAGGTGGTCAACAATACATTGCTTTGCAATTATGGAAACCAAAAGCATTAGGTATTTGGTACGATCTTGAAGAAATTAGAATCACTCCAAGTAACCAATCTGATTATGATGGTatgtatatttaattttcttttttttttttttcaaaatttaaattatctaacaatataatatttaaaatcaacagGTAAAACAGTAGTCTTTTACTGGGGTACAGATGGTTCAACTTATTTCTATACTGATTCCCATTTAATTAGACCATATGATCTTTAAATtcataaattttgaaaatacttaaaacaattcttttttaactatttaaaaataaataataaataaataaataaataaatttgtttaaGATAATTCCCaaacactaaaaaaaaagtcaaaataatgataaaactaataatattaattagaTTTAAACTTTATTAGCgattgtgttttttttgtgtaaATATATGTGATTTTCTATTCTTTTAACTTAATGCACCAAATTTATCATTCCAATCAATATATGCatccaattcttttttaGCTACAGATGGTTTTACTCTTTTAACAGCTAATAAGAAATCATTTAAACAAATTGGAcgaattgattctttttcaaCACTTTCAATCTCACCACGTAAGTCACGAATTGGTTGATAGGCAGCTTCggttgataatgatttcatATCGGCACCAGAATAACCATCGGAAATTGAAGCGATATTTTGCATATCGTCGGGTGAAATTTCATGATTTTCATTCTTTAACAAGTTTTTAACTAAAGCCAAACGACTTTCATTATCTGGTAAGGGGATATACAAACGTTTGGTCATACGTCTACGAGCTGCTTCATCCAATTCATCGGGTCTATTGGTGGCGCCGATTAACAGCATTTGATCCTCTGCATTACCAGCAACACCATCCCattgaattaaaaactcTGTTTTAATACGACGCGATGCTTCATTTTCATTCTCTGTTCTAGCAGCAAGTAAAGAATCGATTTCATCAATGAAAATTACCGATGGCAAGAAACAACGAGCAACGGCAAATAAACAACGTACCATTTTCTCACCCTCACCAATCCACTTACTAGTTAAAGTACTTGCGGAAATACTAAAGAATGTAGCCTTCACTTGGGTGGCAATCGCTTTGCCAATCATTGTTTTACCAGTACCTGGTGGACCAAACAAAAGTAAACCCTTTGGCGGTATTCTCAAACCTTTAAATAGTTCAGGTCTAATAATTGGAAAAACAACCATCTCCATAATTTGACTTTTCACCTCTGATAACCCTGCAATATCACCCCATTTCACTTCTTGTCTCTTATCTAAAATCTCATTACAAATACGCTCCAACATTACTGGTTCTAAATTTCTAAgtttatcatcatctaatGGTAcaccattaatattatcaataccaCTTGGATTTGTCTcatcattctttttattactttgattattattattattattattattattattattattattatttttattattattaattgatttattattattattattattgttgttatttgataaattttgttttttattttgttcttcttgttcttcttgtTCATCTTGTTTTACAGGTGGTACAAATCTTCTCTTTTTACCACCTGGTAAAGATGAAGGTGGGACAGGATTAGGATTACTTGATGCTGCCATCTTTTTAATAGTATTTGATAcaacatttgaatttttcttatttttatcacTAATTTGATTATCTATAAATTGATCTTTTGCACTCTTAAAATCACCAACTTTAATAACTTCATCCTCATCTAAATCCATTGGTGATGGTGCTAGTCtaccattgttattattattattattattataactaaatttactattattgttattgttattattattattattattatttgaggattgtctttgttgttgttgttgttgttgctgttgtttttctctttctaattgttcttttctttctctttctctttcccTCTCTCTTTGTTCTTGTTCTAATTTCTCTCTTTGTTCTTGTTCAattctttgttgttgtaatttttgttgtttaatttgttcttgtttttctttttcttgtttgTTTATAATCAATTGTCTTTGTTCCGATAAATAATTTGTgtttattaaaactttatttaaattgattggttgttttgtttgaaaattatctattgtataattgttattattattactgttacTGCTACTGTTATCATTATATTGTGAATTTAAAGTTAAACTAttcttatttattattctttcaGGTGGTAACAATAACTCAAATTCAccaattattgaattaatattactatcattaaaatttgaatgtaATTTTGGTTGA
It encodes the following:
- a CDS encoding hypothetical protein (F32D1.1 protein) produces the protein MIQKRFRTKLYYTAMDRFNFYKNNNNNNNNNNNNNNNNNNNNNYKNNINNNINNNNNIIDINSKGYLGLHYFQKDLFELEQQQQQDQNRQQQQQNKNKIINENIIQNLQKQIGHLACIQFQKQQLSKEQKTQNSMNSIIELNQLESMINEYCLKVQDIFNTYDKSLQPPQPKLHSNFNDSNINSIIGEFELLLPPERIINKNSLTLNSQYNDNSSSNSNNNNNYTIDNFQTKQPINLNKVLINTNYLSEQRQLIINKQEKEKQEQIKQQKLQQQRIEQEQREKLEQEQRERERERERKEQLEREKQQQQQQQQQRQSSNNNNNNNNNNNNSKFSYNNNNNNNNGRLAPSPMDLDEDEVIKVGDFKSAKDQFIDNQISDKNKKNSNVVSNTIKKMAASSNPNPVPPSSLPGGKKRRFVPPVKQDEQEEQEEQNKKQNLSNNNNNNNNNKSINNNKNNNNNNNNNNNNNNQSNKKNDETNPSGIDNINGVPLDDDKLRNLEPVMLERICNEILDKRQEVKWGDIAGLSEVKSQIMEMVVFPIIRPELFKGLRIPPKGLLLFGPPGTGKTMIGKAIATQVKATFFSISASTLTSKWIGEGEKMVRCLFAVARCFLPSVIFIDEIDSLLAARTENENEASRRIKTEFLIQWDGVAGNAEDQMLLIGATNRPDELDEAARRRMTKRLYIPLPDNESRLALVKNLLKNENHEISPDDMQNIASISDGYSGADMKSLSTEAAYQPIRDLRGEIESVEKESIRPICLNDFLLAVKRVKPSVAKKELDAYIDWNDKFGALS